The following is a genomic window from Flavobacteriales bacterium.
TCAGTGGGCGTCCTGCTATGGAACCGGCTTTGACTCGGAGATCACACTCTGGGATGAATCACATACCAATGTCTTAGCATACAGTTCTGACGATTGTTCGACTTTCCATGGAAACATTGCCTGGACTGCCACATTCACCGGAAACGTACATCTACTCCTATCTGAGGAGACCTGTCAGACCAATGAGACCTGCCACCGGATGTATTGGCGTATGCTATCACCACCGCCACCTCCTGCCAATGATGACGCATGCTCGGCAACAGAACTCACCTTGAATAGTACCTGTGATTTCGCTACAGAGACCAATGCTGGAGCTACCGATTCTGGAGTTGATGCCCCCTCATGTGGATCATACAGCGGTGGAGATATTTGGTACTCTTTTACCGCTCCACTTTCAGGGAATGTGACGATCAGTACGCGAGATGGAAGTATTACGGATATGGTCATGGCCGCCTATGAAGGGAGTTGTTCCTCATTAAATGAGATCGCCTGTAATGACGATGCTGTCGGCTATATGCCAGAACTTGAGTTGACAGGCTTGACACCCGGAGAGATAATTTATATCCAACTATTCACCTATGGGAATGCTCAGTCGGGTGATTTCGAGCTCTGTGCCTATGAACCTTGCTCGGCCGCTCCCATCAATGACCTGATGTGCAGTGCACAAGAACTGACTATCGGAACCGCGGTTTTCGGAGATAACAATTGTGCCGGCTCGACCGGTGTTCCCAACGTACCCAATTGCTGGAGCAACGGTACGGTCAATTCTACATGGTATCAGTTCGATGCACCGGTAGGAGGTGCAGTCAAGATTCGAGTGGAGCCGACTTCATTGGCTGCCAGTCAAGTCGCCTTGTTCACCGGTAGCTGTGCGCTCAATTCCACGGTCGCATGTGCTCAAGGAGCTGGTGAAGGATGTGGAAGTACAGGAACTTCCGATCTTTATGTCGATGGACTGAATCCAGGAAGTACCTATTATATCATGGTGGACGGAGTAGAAGATCTTACTGGTCAATACCACGTTTCTGTCTCAGATATGGCGGGAGTTTCAGCACAGACCGGTTCAGACTGTTCGTCAGCCATTCCCATCTGTAACGATAACTTTTCAGTGGCCGACCCTGGACCCCAAGGCACAGGCAACTATTGTGATTTCAATGCGGAAGGTAACTGCACTGGTGGAGAACGTAATTCCCTCTGGTATCAGATCGATGTAGGTGCGACAGGTGATTTGCTTTTCACACTCACACCCAATGATGGAAACCCGACCTCTTGCGGTTCAGAAACAGATTATGATTTCGTTCTATGGAAGATCAGTGGTAGCGGAGAGACCACCGATTGTGGTACCATGGCCACCGATGCCTCACAAGGTCTCTTGGCCTGTAATTATAGCGGGTTGGGAGTTACAGGTATCAGTGATACCGGTGATAGACCGGGAGGATATTCCAATTGCTTCAATGAAAGTTTCGAGCAAGCAGTGAGTGTGAATGAAGGTGATGTATTGCTCTTGGTTATCCAGAATTATGAAGGGTCTACGAATGGTTTCTCCATAGACTTCTCTGATTCAGATAATGGCGTAGTGCCAAGTACTAACCCTTCGACACTCTATTGGTCCGGAGGTTCCAGTGATAATTGGGACGACCAAGGGAATTGGGGTGGATGTGGTGTGACTCCTTCGTGCAACGTGGATGTGGTCATTCCATCTTCGGCCGGTAACTTTCCCCGACTCACCGATGACCATTACGTCAAAAGCTTGACCATCGAAGACGGGGCATCCCTTGAATTGGTCTCTGGAGGTACCTTGAACCTTTGCGGTGACTTGAATAGCTATGGTACTTTGGATGCTTCGAAGAATTCGACCATTTTCTTCAATAACGCGACCGGTACCCAGAATCTGGAAGGGGATCTCACCGGGGACAATGCCATTGGAAACCTGACCATTAATAAGATGTCTGGCTCGGTCCAATTGAATTCGACATTGGAAGTGCAAGGGGACTTCTTGACCCAATCACCCACCTCCAAGTTCAATACCAATGGCAACGCGGTCTATCTAGGAGGAAATTTCAGGAACAACGATGGAGCCCAGACATTCAGAGGCACCAGCACGACCGGTACCTTGATATTCAATGGTGATGCTGAACAGACCTATGCCCAAGGAAGTAGTACCCTGAATTTGAATCATGTAGTGATCGATAATTCAGGAGCAGGGATTTCTCTTTTGAGTGATCTAAGAATCAAGAACAATACAGGAAGCCTGACCTTGACCAATGGGGTGGTCAAGACCGATGTACATGACGTCTTCTTCCGGAATCCGGATCACACCGCTTTGAATGAAGGAAATCCGAACTCATATATCGAAGGGACCTTGATTCGTTATATCAACCCTACGGGCCTGTATCATCTTCCGGTGGGCAGTGCCACTACAGGCTATCAGCGCGCTGATGTGGATTTTCATGATAACAGCATCACTTACCTCACTGTCATCCATAGTCCCTGGGTCAGCAATCCGGGTTCTCTCATGGAAGCTGAGTGCATGACCTTATATGACCTGGACGCTCTGGATAATGGCTACTTCACCATCACTGCCAATACCAATGCCACCTCGGCAGAATACGACATCACCTTATTCAATCAATCATATACCAATGTGGGAACGGCTTCTGGATGGACCGTGATGAAGGATAGTGGAGCAGGATGGATGCTGGATGGACAGTGTGAGGTTTCACGTGCGGATACCGTCTACCGGACAGGTCTTACAGGTTTTTCCAAGTTTGCTACAGCTCAGGCATCCAATCCACTGCCTATAGAATTGCTCAGTTTCGATGGAGAGCCACTGGAAGAAGGGAATCTGATCAGGTGGGTCACTGCCTCAGAGGTCAATAACGACTATTTCACCTTGGAATCATGTACCAATGGACGGGATTTCGAAGAACTGACCACCCTGCCTGGTGCTGGATTCAGTTCCGGTGAGATGTACTATGACTTCATAGACCTCCATGCTTCCAATGGCTTCACCTACTACCGGTTGAAACAGACCGACTATGATGGCACTTATACCTATTCCGACCTTATAGTGGTCGAGCGAAAAGACCATTTCTTGACAGAAGCGAGCTGGCCCAATCCGGTCAGGGATTATATGCATCTGCGAATGAGCGACCTGGGCAGTAGGGCATCAGGATTGACCATATTAGACATCACCGGTAAGGTCATTACTACTGCAGATGACTGGTCCGTGCTGAGAGATGATGTCATCATCATCCGAGATACGCAGTATCTGAATCCAGGTATTTATTTCATCGAAGTCCTCGATAGGCAAGGGGCATCTATCCTTCATAGGCGATTCGCCAAGGATTGACAAAAGAATTTTCCATCTGTTTATTTTGAGAGTTGTAGAGGAAAGGGGCCGTTGGCCCCTTTTTTCATACCGCTCATCACAATATACAGTACTTTGTTTTGCATAGTACTGAGTAATCTATATATATTTGCATTGGATATTACTATAAGCGATAGCAATGAATGTAGAGAACACCAAAGCCCAGATGCGAAAAGGCGTACTGGAATACTGCATTCTTTCCATCTTGAAAAAGAATGAGGCCTATCCTTCAGAGATCATACAGGAGTTGAAACAAGGGAAGATGATCATCGTTGAAGGAACACTTTATCCACTGCTGACTCGATTGAAGAACAGTGGACTGCTCTCATACAGATGGGAAGAATC
Proteins encoded in this region:
- a CDS encoding PadR family transcriptional regulator encodes the protein MNVENTKAQMRKGVLEYCILSILKKNEAYPSEIIQELKQGKMIIVEGTLYPLLTRLKNSGLLSYRWEESKSGPPRKYYRLTETGQAFLNELETTWADLVKAVKRTTDQ